The genome window ATGAGGCCCATCCCTTTTGAAGCCTTGCCACCAAAACGTTTATAAAGATAAACGATGACAAGCCCCGCTAAGGCTAGAAAAAGAATCAAAGGCCAATGCTGGCTACGGAAATCTCCTATCAAGAGAAGACCTTGACCAAAAATCATGTCAATGGCACCGACCAAGAGACCAATGAATAGCGCCATCCCTGTTAGGACCACATACTGTTGTGCTTTTTGCTTGATCGATAGACTAGTCACGCGCCCTCACCTCCTCTTGATAGTCTCTCGAGCGCTTCATCATATCTTGAAACTGAGCTTGAATGGTCGCACGATACTGTTCATCCGTCACGAGAGAGCCGACTTTCTCAAGTACCTCTCTTTCCCTTCCTTGATCGAGCACAGGTAAGCGCTGCTGCTCCTTATATTTTACAATCTGACCGAC of Streptococcus sp. S5 contains these proteins:
- a CDS encoding chorismate mutase produces the protein MDLDQIRKDIDQIDQELVALLERRMVCVGQIVKYKEQQRLPVLDQGREREVLEKVGSLVTDEQYRATIQAQFQDMMKRSRDYQEEVRARD